One Thermithiobacillus tepidarius DSM 3134 genomic window carries:
- a CDS encoding YceD family protein: MLKADAKLLDLRRISSQGDEMAGEVETAAMGRLRELLISLSPTVQVKLRWQPERGIVRVDGEIRATAEIECQRCLGPMPLALVAQVHAGMAQSEALITRVDPTLDPVLVEDERLNLPAWVEDELLLSLPMIPMCQAWQGGVCPVSGIEPGA; encoded by the coding sequence ATGCTAAAGGCCGATGCCAAATTGCTGGATTTGCGCCGCATCAGCAGCCAGGGCGACGAGATGGCGGGGGAAGTGGAAACCGCTGCCATGGGCCGGCTCCGGGAACTGTTGATCAGCTTGTCGCCCACGGTCCAGGTCAAGCTGCGCTGGCAGCCCGAGCGCGGCATCGTCCGGGTGGACGGTGAGATCCGGGCGACGGCGGAAATCGAGTGCCAGCGCTGCCTCGGGCCCATGCCCTTGGCGCTGGTGGCGCAGGTGCATGCGGGCATGGCGCAGAGCGAGGCCCTGATCACCCGTGTGGACCCGACCCTGGACCCGGTGCTGGTGGAAGATGAACGCCTGAATCTGCCGGCGTGGGTCGAGGACGAGCTGTTGCTGTCCCTGCCCATGATTCCCATGTGCCAGGCATGGCAGGGCGGGGTTTGCCCCGTGTCGGGCATCGAGCCCGGCGCCTAG
- the ppc gene encoding phosphoenolpyruvate carboxylase yields the protein MTDKELRARVKLLGSLLGDVLKSQAGGTVFEAVERLRTGYLALHRQADPALREELAALINQLDPETLVHVVRAFNIYFSLANIAEEEFEHRSRRRQFREGGHPWRASFEATIRDLHADGVGAEDMQKLLNRLAYIPVFTAHPTESKRRTVLQALRRIFVTSKELDDPRLGEEERERVKARLRTQIQILWKTDEVRARRPQVKDEVENGLFFFRESLFQAVPLCYRFAERAVRMFYGEERVQVPSFLRFGSWIGGDRDGNPNVTAAITEWALRMQSLEIHREYVRRISQLHQLLSHSSRLCAISPALLDSLAADAAQFPELRDWVAQRYPSEPYRRKLRFMRARLELGIARLEALLDGREPEDSSRRYADERAFLADLRLISESLIGHGDGDLARSELRDLSRLAETFGFFLAHMDVRQESGRHTRAVAELFRDVPGFGDYASLPEPERLKLLSWAIEQPSSLLPAAPAASPEACETFDVFQCMARMRREISPRAFGSYVISMTHEASHVLEVMLLAKEAGLAGWRDGTPFCDISISPLFETIADLERIDAVMSALLGNSTYRTLLQQAGNLQEVMLGYSDSCKDGGIVSSSWSLYRAQLQISALAKRHGVDLRLFHGRGGTVGRGGGPTHDAILAQPPGTVCGQIKITEQGEVLSFKYANLETAVYELTVGSTGLLKASRYLVQPAPAERPDFQEVMDALSNAGEQAYRHFTEETPGFLDYFYEATPLSEIALLNLGSRPSHRNKRDRSKASVRAIAWVFAWAQSRHTLPAWYGLGSALESWRDAQPAHLAKLQHMYREWPFFRALLSNIQQSLEKADMDIAAEYAALVENQAQARVIFNMVRDEYQRTVQQILQVAGVPQLLEENPTLARSLQRRRAYLEPLNHIQLSLLTRYRDEYFADVERERWLDPLLRSINAIAAGQRNTG from the coding sequence TTGACCGATAAAGAGTTGCGCGCCCGGGTAAAGCTGCTGGGCTCCCTGCTGGGCGATGTCTTGAAGAGCCAGGCCGGCGGCACGGTGTTCGAGGCCGTGGAACGGTTGCGCACCGGCTACCTCGCCCTGCATCGTCAGGCGGATCCGGCCCTGCGGGAGGAACTGGCGGCCCTGATCAACCAGCTGGATCCGGAGACCCTGGTCCACGTGGTGCGGGCCTTCAACATCTATTTCAGCCTGGCGAATATCGCCGAGGAGGAGTTCGAGCACCGGTCGCGCCGCCGACAGTTCCGCGAGGGCGGCCACCCCTGGCGCGCCTCCTTCGAAGCGACCATCCGCGACCTGCACGCCGACGGCGTCGGCGCCGAGGACATGCAGAAGCTGCTGAACCGGCTGGCCTACATTCCGGTGTTCACCGCGCATCCGACCGAGTCCAAGCGGCGCACCGTGCTGCAGGCCCTGCGGCGCATCTTCGTCACCAGCAAGGAGCTGGACGATCCGCGCCTGGGCGAGGAGGAGCGCGAGCGGGTCAAGGCGCGCCTGCGCACCCAGATCCAGATCCTGTGGAAGACCGACGAAGTCCGCGCCCGTCGACCGCAGGTCAAGGACGAGGTGGAGAACGGGCTCTTTTTCTTCCGGGAGAGCCTCTTTCAGGCAGTACCCCTGTGCTACCGCTTCGCCGAGCGGGCCGTGCGCATGTTCTACGGTGAAGAACGGGTCCAGGTGCCCAGTTTTCTGCGCTTCGGCTCCTGGATCGGCGGCGATCGCGACGGCAATCCCAATGTCACGGCCGCCATCACCGAGTGGGCGTTGCGCATGCAGAGCCTCGAAATCCACCGCGAGTACGTGCGCCGCATCAGCCAGCTACACCAGCTGCTCAGCCATTCGAGCCGGCTGTGCGCCATCTCGCCGGCTTTGCTGGATTCCCTGGCGGCGGACGCCGCCCAGTTTCCCGAGCTGCGGGACTGGGTGGCGCAGCGCTATCCCAGCGAGCCGTACCGGCGCAAGCTGCGCTTCATGCGCGCGCGACTGGAGCTGGGGATTGCCCGCCTGGAAGCCCTGCTGGACGGGCGCGAGCCGGAGGACAGCAGCCGGCGCTACGCCGACGAACGGGCTTTCCTGGCCGACCTGCGCCTGATCTCCGAATCATTGATCGGCCACGGCGACGGCGACCTGGCCCGCAGCGAACTGCGCGACCTGAGCCGCCTGGCGGAAACCTTCGGCTTCTTCCTGGCGCACATGGACGTGCGCCAGGAGTCGGGGCGCCACACGCGCGCCGTGGCCGAACTGTTCCGCGACGTGCCCGGCTTCGGGGACTACGCCAGCCTGCCCGAGCCGGAGCGGCTCAAGCTGCTGTCCTGGGCCATCGAACAACCCTCCTCCCTGCTGCCGGCAGCGCCAGCGGCCAGCCCGGAAGCCTGCGAAACCTTCGACGTCTTCCAGTGCATGGCACGCATGCGCCGGGAAATCAGCCCGCGCGCTTTCGGCAGCTACGTGATCTCCATGACCCACGAGGCCAGCCACGTGCTGGAAGTCATGCTGCTGGCCAAGGAGGCGGGATTGGCGGGCTGGCGCGACGGCACGCCCTTCTGCGACATCAGCATCTCGCCGCTTTTCGAAACCATTGCCGATCTCGAGCGCATCGACGCGGTCATGTCCGCCCTCCTGGGCAACTCCACCTATCGAACGCTGCTGCAGCAGGCCGGCAACCTGCAGGAAGTGATGCTGGGCTATTCCGACTCCTGCAAGGATGGCGGCATCGTTTCTTCCAGCTGGTCCCTGTATCGGGCCCAGTTGCAGATCTCCGCGCTGGCCAAGCGGCATGGCGTCGATCTGCGGCTCTTCCACGGTCGCGGCGGCACCGTCGGCCGCGGCGGCGGCCCGACCCACGACGCCATCCTGGCGCAACCGCCGGGCACCGTGTGCGGCCAGATCAAGATCACCGAACAGGGCGAGGTGCTGTCGTTCAAGTACGCCAACCTGGAAACCGCCGTCTACGAGCTCACCGTGGGCAGCACGGGGCTGCTGAAGGCCAGCCGCTACCTGGTGCAGCCGGCGCCGGCCGAGCGCCCGGACTTCCAGGAGGTGATGGACGCCCTGTCCAATGCCGGCGAGCAAGCCTACCGCCACTTCACCGAGGAGACCCCCGGCTTCCTGGATTACTTCTACGAAGCCACGCCGCTCAGCGAGATCGCTCTGCTCAACCTGGGCTCGCGGCCCTCCCACCGCAACAAGCGTGACCGCTCCAAGGCCTCGGTGCGCGCCATCGCCTGGGTCTTCGCCTGGGCGCAGTCGCGCCACACCCTGCCGGCCTGGTACGGGCTCGGCTCGGCCCTGGAAAGCTGGCGCGACGCGCAGCCGGCGCATCTGGCCAAGCTCCAGCACATGTACCGGGAATGGCCCTTCTTCCGGGCCCTGCTCAGCAACATCCAGCAGTCGCTCGAGAAGGCGGACATGGACATTGCCGCCGAATACGCCGCTCTGGTGGAAAACCAGGCACAGGCGCGGGTGATCTTCAATATGGTGCGCGACGAGTACCAGCGCACCGTCCAACAGATCCTCCAGGTGGCCGGCGTCCCGCAACTGCTGGAGGAAAACCCCACCCTGGCGCGCTCGCTGCAGCGCCGGCGCGCCTATCTGGAGCCATTGAACCACATCCAGCTGTCGCTGCTCACGCGCTACCGGGATGAATACTTCGCCGATGTCGAGCGGGAGCGCTGGCTGGATCCGCTGCTGCGCTCCATCAACGCCATCGCCGCCGGCCAGCGCAACACGGGCTGA
- a CDS encoding acetyl-CoA carboxylase biotin carboxylase subunit, giving the protein MFKKILIANRGEIATRISRACSELGIKSVAIYAEPDRYALHVKKADEAYSLGPDPLLGYLNPHRVVNLAVEAGCDALHPGYGFLSENPKLAEICARRGITFIGPDAETIRIMGDKTLARQAMIDAGIPVIPGTQSSLGSVDEAIAVAGEIGYPVMLKASGGGGGRGIRRCNDEAELRNSYARVISEAEKAFGRSELFLEKYIDRPRHIEVQVLGDAFGNVIHLFERDCSIQRRHQKLIEIAPSPQLDESQRTYIGELAVRAARAVNYRNAGTVEFLLDPEGRFYFMEMNTRLQVEHTVTEQITGIDVVQEQTRIAAGLPLSVSQADVSHRGYAIQFRINAEDPQNNFLPSFGRITRYYSPGGPGVRTDAAIYTGYEIPPYYDSLCAKLTVWALDWDQAVRRARRALNDMGLYGVKSTIPYYLEILNHPDFVQHRLDTTFVERHPELTRYASRRRPEWAAIIAVAIATREGL; this is encoded by the coding sequence TTGTTCAAGAAGATCCTTATCGCCAATCGCGGGGAGATCGCGACGCGCATCAGCCGTGCGTGCAGCGAGCTGGGCATCAAGTCGGTGGCTATCTACGCCGAGCCGGACCGCTACGCGCTGCACGTCAAGAAAGCGGACGAGGCCTACAGCCTGGGCCCCGATCCCCTGCTCGGCTATCTGAACCCGCACCGGGTGGTCAATCTGGCCGTGGAGGCCGGCTGCGACGCGCTGCATCCCGGCTACGGCTTCCTGTCGGAAAACCCCAAGCTGGCAGAGATCTGCGCGCGCCGCGGCATCACCTTCATCGGCCCGGATGCGGAGACCATCCGCATCATGGGCGACAAGACCCTGGCCCGCCAGGCCATGATCGACGCCGGCATTCCGGTCATTCCGGGCACCCAGAGCAGCCTGGGCTCCGTGGACGAAGCGATCGCCGTGGCCGGCGAGATCGGCTATCCGGTGATGCTCAAGGCCAGCGGCGGCGGCGGCGGTCGCGGCATCCGCCGCTGCAACGACGAGGCCGAACTGCGCAACAGCTACGCCCGCGTCATTTCCGAGGCGGAAAAGGCCTTCGGCCGCTCCGAGCTGTTCCTGGAGAAATACATCGACCGGCCGCGCCACATCGAAGTGCAGGTGCTGGGTGACGCCTTCGGCAACGTCATCCACCTCTTCGAGCGCGATTGCTCCATCCAGCGCCGCCACCAAAAGCTCATCGAGATCGCTCCCTCGCCGCAGTTGGACGAGTCGCAACGCACCTACATCGGCGAACTGGCAGTGCGCGCCGCCCGGGCGGTGAATTACCGGAATGCCGGCACCGTCGAATTTCTGCTGGACCCCGAAGGCCGCTTTTATTTCATGGAAATGAACACCCGCCTGCAGGTGGAGCACACAGTGACCGAGCAGATCACCGGCATAGACGTCGTGCAGGAGCAGACGCGCATCGCCGCCGGCCTGCCCCTTTCCGTCAGCCAAGCGGACGTTTCCCATCGCGGCTACGCCATCCAGTTCCGCATCAACGCCGAGGACCCCCAGAACAATTTCCTGCCCAGCTTCGGCCGCATCACCCGCTACTACTCGCCGGGCGGGCCGGGCGTGCGCACCGATGCGGCAATCTACACCGGCTACGAAATCCCGCCCTACTACGACTCCCTGTGTGCCAAGCTGACCGTCTGGGCGCTGGACTGGGACCAGGCGGTGCGCCGCGCCCGCCGGGCGCTCAACGACATGGGCCTGTACGGGGTCAAGTCCACCATTCCCTATTACCTGGAGATCCTGAATCATCCTGACTTCGTTCAGCACCGACTGGATACCACCTTCGTGGAGCGCCATCCGGAGTTGACCCGCTACGCCAGCCGCCGCCGGCCGGAATGGGCCGCCATCATCGCCGTCGCCATTGCCACCCGGGAAGGACTGTAG